GACATATTATCAGTAATGCTGGGCAATTTTAATCCTTTAAGCGTAGTCTTTCTCAGCTTCCGTATTTTTCACCAGCTTGAGGTGGTCAATAACAGGAAGTGAACGTAATGCCGGATGACAGAGCCAGTAACAACCATATAGGGACAGCCCAACCCCACCTAGGATAATCGGAAATGCACTGCCGAAGACAGAAGCCATCATTCCTCCAGTCAAAGTGCCGATCGGCAAACTGATGGCACTGGCACTAGAAACAACCGAGATGACCCGGCCGATCATACGGCTTTCCACTTGTTGTTGAATGGCTGAGAAAATCATAATATTGATTACACCAACAGCAATGAATCCCGCCCCGAACGATACGATGGAAAAGATGGGCGGAAAGAAAGCAGCTGCCACCCAACACTGTCCGGCCAGTAGAGATGCGAGAATATTCAGTTTCCCATAAGAGATTCTTTTTAATTTCTGAGCACTCAACGATCCCAGAAAAAGACCGGCGGTCATCGCCACCATGTAATATCCATAAAAACTCTCATTGCCATTACTCAATGCAAATGTCGGCAATGCTGCCATCATACTACCTAGAAAGAAATTTACAGCCACCGCGGCAATCACTATATGAGGGATGATGGAATCCTTGACATACCGAAATCCTTCACCGAAATCTTTTAGATAGTTTTGTACGAATGTATTCAACTCTATCGGATTCTGCCGATCAATCCCGTCAAGTTTAAAAAAAGTGTAAACAATCGCGGTGCTAAAGTGAAAAACCATTGTTATCAGTAACGTTTCAGCTGACCCAAAGTAGGCAACGAGTACACCCGCCGCGCCGAAGAAGGCAATGTCCAAGCTTTCCCTCATCATGTTTATGATCGAATTTGCCTTCACGACATGTTCCTTACCTGCCACACTGGGTATAAGCGTTGATTCAATCGGATAAGTGAACTGTGAAATAAGCGAGATGACAAACATAGTCATAATCACCACAGACACATGCAGAAAATCATTAAAAAAAAGCAGTGGTATGAGCAGAAGCAAAAATGCTTTCAGAAACTCACAAACGATAAGCCCAAGCTTATAACTAAAATAATTGGATATCGGAGCGATAAGAAAACCGATACATGTCGGTATGCTGATGGCGAACAAGGCGAGACCAGAATAAAACGGGTCCCCTGTCAGCTCAAGCACGAGCATCATGCCTGCGATTAAATAAACCCCTTCCCCCAGACCTTTTGTAAACATCCCTGCCAACAAAACATTAAAATTACGCGCAAACATCCCATGCCTCCTATTATTATCGAATTAGTTGTTTCATATTCACCGAATATAAAGTCAAAAAAATGAAACAGTAACCGCGATGCTTCTCGTAGAGCATGAACCCTCTATTGGTGTGCCTACCCTCGGTCAACATTCATGGCATTAATATCAAAACAGACGTTTCATGTTCATCGAACATGAAACCATAAATCTATGAAGAGAACACTTCATGCATCCCCTTCAATCCACAAATTCCATTGTCAAGTCATCGATAATTCTCTGAAGTTCATATTGATTGATTTCATAATATATTTTATTTTCCGTTCTTATAGCCTTGATCAGATGATGAACCACCAATGTGCTCAGGTGATGAGAGATCGTCGAATTGGATATGTTTAATTGTTGCGCCAATTCATAGCCATAACGGGCACGTTTTCTCAGTAACCGGAGAATTTCGAATCTACGTTCATCAGATAATATCTTAAGTTTTTCCAAGGATTTCTTGGTATCCTTTTTTGATTCCAGCAGTTCAATATGCCGCACGCCTAACACACATAACACAAAACCCAACCGGGTATCCGGTGCAATAACATGGGAAACGTCAAGAACATAGCAAGGGAAAAGATATACATCCTCACCGCTCTTACTCGTCCATAGACCTTCAAAGTAAGACAAATCAACCTGATCAGATTCTCCTTTAAGTTCATGGATCATCTTTTCCTGTCTTTCGAGTGCCTTTTCCATTTCTTTTTGGGGTATAAGGTGACAAATCTCTTTTAGTAAGTAAATCAGACGTTGCTTTGTTCTTTTCACATCATAAATCAGATAAGTCAGCTTCCATTTTTCCTCCTCAGAAAGAGAACCCTTATCTAAATGCTGAATCACGCTCTCCGGTTCTTCAACATTATCTGTTTCATCTGTTGTACCCCCGAGTTTCAGCAAGGAGTGATAATACTCTGAAACAGAGCTATTTTCAAGCATATTGATAAAATCAGGAATATCAGTATAAGCGCTCTTCTTAATCATGAATGTAAGAACAATGAAACCAATCAAACTCTCCTGCTGAAAAAAAACAGCAAGTTCATTCTTTATTTCATCGGATAACTTATTACGGGTATTTTCCACCCATTGATCGATTTCCGGTGATGTGAAGGAAGCAACGTGCTCTAATTCCATGACATCATCGTTATTCAATCGAAACATCAAACACAGCAGTTCAACGACCGGTGACGTCTGTAAATGTATATTTTCTGTCGATATCGCCATGGTAACATCTCCTATATATATCTAAATACACATTCGATATTAATCAAATTATGATTCAACAACGATGGTATGTC
The Salicibibacter kimchii DNA segment above includes these coding regions:
- a CDS encoding ArsR/SmtB family transcription factor — translated: MNNDDVMELEHVASFTSPEIDQWVENTRNKLSDEIKNELAVFFQQESLIGFIVLTFMIKKSAYTDIPDFINMLENSSVSEYYHSLLKLGGTTDETDNVEEPESVIQHLDKGSLSEEEKWKLTYLIYDVKRTKQRLIYLLKEICHLIPQKEMEKALERQEKMIHELKGESDQVDLSYFEGLWTSKSGEDVYLFPCYVLDVSHVIAPDTRLGFVLCVLGVRHIELLESKKDTKKSLEKLKILSDERRFEILRLLRKRARYGYELAQQLNISNSTISHHLSTLVVHHLIKAIRTENKIYYEINQYELQRIIDDLTMEFVD
- a CDS encoding MFS transporter, giving the protein MFARNFNVLLAGMFTKGLGEGVYLIAGMMLVLELTGDPFYSGLALFAISIPTCIGFLIAPISNYFSYKLGLIVCEFLKAFLLLLIPLLFFNDFLHVSVVIMTMFVISLISQFTYPIESTLIPSVAGKEHVVKANSIINMMRESLDIAFFGAAGVLVAYFGSAETLLITMVFHFSTAIVYTFFKLDGIDRQNPIELNTFVQNYLKDFGEGFRYVKDSIIPHIVIAAVAVNFFLGSMMAALPTFALSNGNESFYGYYMVAMTAGLFLGSLSAQKLKRISYGKLNILASLLAGQCWVAAAFFPPIFSIVSFGAGFIAVGVINIMIFSAIQQQVESRMIGRVISVVSSASAISLPIGTLTGGMMASVFGSAFPIILGGVGLSLYGCYWLCHPALRSLPVIDHLKLVKNTEAEKDYA